Genomic DNA from Candidatus Nitronereus thalassa:
GCGCACAAAGTTGCGGGCCTCAATGGCCAGGGTTTTTTCGCGCTCGCATTTGCCGCGAATTTCCGGGGCTTGCACGGGCTGGAGACGAATGGGCACTCGCTTGCCGAGCAGAGGATGAACACCAGGAATGGTCATGGTGCAAGTGTCGCCGTCATAACAGGTATGATAGATGACGTTGTCGAAATCAAAGCCGGCCAACGCGGAGGAGGGCAAGAGAAAGATAAAAGCCAACAAAAATGAGTGAGGTTTCATGGGCCAAGAATTTCTACCACGCGAATGGTCCAATTGGAAGGGGAATGTACCTTTAAATAAAACTCTCCTCCCACAAATTGCATAAGAAAGCCTCGCTTTCCCTCCTCTTGACTGAATCCAACCATTGGCAAATCTCCAATGCTGGAATGAACAAGCACTTGAAAAATCGGGCCATCGGCCTCCCAGTGAATTCCCCATCCAGACGGGACATGAAAGGTTTCCGTTTGTGTACTGCCTTGCCCTGTGAATTGAATCACCTCACGTTCCGAGGCAAGCCCTGGCCTCGGAAACAATGCGAGCAAGGTCAAGAGGCCAAAAAGTGCAACGAATTTACAGGTCAGCCGTTTCATGATTTCCTCTGTCATTGCAATTGAATGACTTTCACTTTCCAATTTTTGTACCCCTGCATTTCGAGATAAAACTTTCCACCCTTCGGATGGTAGGATGAGCCGGTTTTGGAACCTCCCGCGATATTGGCCAACTTCCCATCCGCACCCATAATATTGATTGAGAGATTATCATCAGCTTCCCATTGGATTTCCCAATTATCCTCAATGGTGAACGGTCTGAGGGTCTGAATCCCTGAGCCAGTATACTCGGTTTGCAGTGTTTCTACGCAGGCCCAGGCGGTGGTTGAGATGATCACCATGGCCAATGCCACAAGTATCATTGATGAGATTTGCTTCATTTTTTCCTCCTCTTTTTGGGCGGACTTTTCGAGCCTTTTACTATATCATATTCATGCCGCTTGAGGGTGGCACTCACTACAGCCTGGATCATATCTGGATCCTCCTCTAGCCGGATCGCCTCAATGCAGTTTTGCGCCAAACTCCGTTTGGTGCCATCGAGATTTTTCCACTCATTCAATAGTTTTTCAAATCCTTCCATGGCGTGGGTTCCATAGGCCGCCCTCGCCTCCGCCACCGCTTGATCCAAAAACTTCGGACCCTCTCCGGTTTTTAGCCATTCGATGCGGCACTGACTCTCGTAGGCCACTTTATACAACCACGCCTCAGGGATCTGTGCCCGTTTCAAGGTGGTCGAGATATTCGACGGCGTGGTGCCGAGAGTGGCCGCCAGATCTCGCTGGCTGGTCACTTTCAGCACCTCCATGATTCGTTTCAAAACCGCCGTATGTTTCATAAAAAAAGTTCGCAAAAATGTATTGACAAACTTCGCAAATGCGAATATATTCCGCTTCACCGATGTTGAGAACTAAAAACCAGCACAGCCTCAGAATCCGCTCGGAACTCACTCGCCGCGGGTGGACTATGGCCGATGTCGCCAGGCGCGTAGGGTGTCATCGTAGCTTGGTGACACGGACCGTTTCTGGTGAAACCTACTCGCCAAGGGTGGTGCGCCTGCTGGCCAAAATCATCGGCGTGCCCAAGAAAGAATTGTTTCCTGGTCAGGTGCCGCCACGCTCAACATAGGTGAATAAATTATAGGTTTCTCTTTGGCTTGACAATGTCGAATTTTGAAAAAAAATTTCGTGATGACGTATCCAGGAAAGGGGAGTCCCAGGATGGTTCTTTTGAGGGGGCCTTTTCTTTGATCTCTCGCGATCTGCGTCAGGCGTTGGTGGGCGCCATTCGGCACTCCAATTTCAGCCGCTATGAAGTGGCGGGCCGGTTGAGTGAATTGTTGGGCCGCGAGGTCTCAAAATACGTCTTGGACCGTTGGCTTGCGGAATCGGCCGAGGAGTCCCGTATCCCTGCCGAGGCCGTGGCGCCTCTGTGCCAGATTCTTTCTACGATCGAACCCCTGACGATTCTCGCGCGGTCGCTTCAATGTGTGGTGTTGGAACCAGCGCAAGCCAGGGAAATGCAGATTTTAAAACTGCGGATTCAGCGACAGGAAATCGATCGGCAATTGCAGGCCTTGGAGGGCGAGGTGAAATGAACGGCCCTCACTATCTCACGGTGCAGGAGGCCATGGATTTGTTGGGGATCCAAAAGCGTACGCTGTATGAGCGCATTGAGAGTGGGTTGTATCAAGTGAAATTTGAAGACGAGAAAGCCGCCAACGGCAAACGGCCCATGAAAATTGTGTTGAGTTCGTTGGGGCCGGCGGACCAGGCGCGGTGGTGGATGCAGCGCGCACGCGCAGCCGGGGAGGGCGCGAACCATGCCGACGATCCAGCCGTCGAACCTGGCACGGCACAAGAACCGGACGAGACCAGCCCTCTCAATCTCGCGGAGGTGTCCGACGGTGCGCGTGATGAAGCCTTGCGGCGATTGCCCATCGTGCAAGCCGCCATCGAAATTTTGGAAACGCAGTCACGCGCGGCCTCCCGCATCAAGGCGCTGGCCACACGCCACGGCCTCGGCCCTGCCACTCTCTATCGCTGGATCAAAGCCTTTCGGGAGGGCGGATATCCGGCGCTCATTCCGGGATGGGGTAAAAAAAAAGGCACGTTCACTGCCCTCTCAACGGAGCTTCAACTGGTGATCGCGGAGGAATATCTGCAGCCGAGTCGCCCCTCGCCCACGACCATCTATCGCCGCGTGCTCGACGTCTGCGCGCATCTCGGGCAGCCCGCGCCCTCGTCCAACACCATCAATCGGTTTCTCATGCACATTCCCCGGTCGGTGCAAACCATGGCCCGGCACGGACACAAAACCTGGCGCGATAAAATGGAACCCAAAACCTTTCGCGATCTCAACGCTCTGGCCCCCAACGAATTCTGGTGCGGCGACCACCGCAAGATGGACGTCTTTGTCCGGATCTCCCACGCCCCGGACGCCAAAATTTTCCGCCCCTGGCTCACGGCCTGGATGGATCTCGGCACGCGCACCTGTGTGGGGTGGCAGGTGGCGCTCGTGCCCAACTCCGACACCATCGCCATGGCCCTGCGCAAAGGCATGCTGCGATTCGGCGCGCCGCAATCCTTGTATGTGGACAACGGCAAAGACTATCGCAGCGAATATTTGAACGGCAAAGCCGTGGTCTCCGCCAACGTCGGGCTGGATGGACAGACACAAGAAATCTTTTCCCCCGGCGTGCTCTCGCCGCTGGGCGTCACCGTGCGCCATGCGAATCCGTATCAAGGATGGTCCAAACCCATCGAGCCCTGGTTCGGGCACACCTTTCCCGAGTGGGAAAAAACCTTGCCCGGTTGGTGCGGGTCCGACAACAAACAACGTCCCGAAAAACTCGAACGCGAAATCCGCAACGGGTCGCTGCTCACGCTCCCCGAATTCACCGCGCGCCTGGCCGAACGTATCGACGACTATCATCAGACCGAGCATTCCGTGTTGCAGGCCACGCCCATTTCGCAATGGGCCGGCGTGAAAATCGAAGTCCCATCGGCGCGCGCGCTGGATCTGCTGCTCATGCGCCACAAACCCGTCAAGGTCTACACGCAAGGGATCAAACTGTTCGGGGCCGCCGGACGACCGCGATTCTACTGGCACGACGATCTCGCTCTCAAAGTCGGACACACCGTCGACGTGCGATACGACCCCAACGACATCGGCCGGCTGTATGTGTTCGACCGAGGAAAATTTCTCTGCGAGGCCGAGAATCAAGAGGCGTTGAAGATGGGCGCCTCCCAGGAGGATCTCAAGCACCTGCACCGTCGCAAACAACAGGCCAAAAAAGCCGTGCAAGGCTATCGCGACGCGCACCGCGACCTCATGAACCAGGAGCACGTGCTGGAAACCCTCGTGGAGGCACGCCAGCAACAACAAGTCGTCAACCTCGACGTGCGCCCCTCGGCGCCGGGTCCAGACCCGCATGCTGGCCCGCAACCCGGCACCGTGCACAAACCCGCTCGCACGCCATTTGATTTCACCGCCCGCCGCTTGCAGATCTCTCGCGCGACCACTCGCTCGATCTCGCCACCACCGGGATCGATGGCCACCCGGCCAGGCCGCGCGGGGAGCCCATCGACCTCTGGCTCGACCGAGTCCTGCGGATCCGGGAGTGACGCCCCGGTGCAGCCACTCACCAGCCGACCCAGCCCGACCGGCCCTGGCCTTTCCCCCAGGCGCCCGTCGGCCTCGATGGACCAGAGCGACGATGTGCTGTCCGAATTGTTGGCCGATGACCGCGAGGCGCCGTCCGATCCGCTGCGCCCTGACGCCCTGCCGCCCGAGGACGCCGACCTCACGCTGGAGGATTTGCTCGATGAGTGACTTGTGGCTGCCCACTGGTGCCGTGCGCGTCATCTGCGACGAGCCAGATTGCGACGGCGGGTTTCATGAATGCCATGACTGTGGCGGTGACGGCTGGGTGTTGGGTGACTGTTTCGAAGATTGTTGTTGTTGC
This window encodes:
- a CDS encoding helix-turn-helix domain-containing protein: MKHTAVLKRIMEVLKVTSQRDLAATLGTTPSNISTTLKRAQIPEAWLYKVAYESQCRIEWLKTGEGPKFLDQAVAEARAAYGTHAMEGFEKLLNEWKNLDGTKRSLAQNCIEAIRLEEDPDMIQAVVSATLKRHEYDIVKGSKSPPKKRRKK
- a CDS encoding Mu transposase C-terminal domain-containing protein encodes the protein MNGPHYLTVQEAMDLLGIQKRTLYERIESGLYQVKFEDEKAANGKRPMKIVLSSLGPADQARWWMQRARAAGEGANHADDPAVEPGTAQEPDETSPLNLAEVSDGARDEALRRLPIVQAAIEILETQSRAASRIKALATRHGLGPATLYRWIKAFREGGYPALIPGWGKKKGTFTALSTELQLVIAEEYLQPSRPSPTTIYRRVLDVCAHLGQPAPSSNTINRFLMHIPRSVQTMARHGHKTWRDKMEPKTFRDLNALAPNEFWCGDHRKMDVFVRISHAPDAKIFRPWLTAWMDLGTRTCVGWQVALVPNSDTIAMALRKGMLRFGAPQSLYVDNGKDYRSEYLNGKAVVSANVGLDGQTQEIFSPGVLSPLGVTVRHANPYQGWSKPIEPWFGHTFPEWEKTLPGWCGSDNKQRPEKLEREIRNGSLLTLPEFTARLAERIDDYHQTEHSVLQATPISQWAGVKIEVPSARALDLLLMRHKPVKVYTQGIKLFGAAGRPRFYWHDDLALKVGHTVDVRYDPNDIGRLYVFDRGKFLCEAENQEALKMGASQEDLKHLHRRKQQAKKAVQGYRDAHRDLMNQEHVLETLVEARQQQQVVNLDVRPSAPGPDPHAGPQPGTVHKPARTPFDFTARRLQISRATTRSISPPPGSMATRPGRAGSPSTSGSTESCGSGSDAPVQPLTSRPSPTGPGLSPRRPSASMDQSDDVLSELLADDREAPSDPLRPDALPPEDADLTLEDLLDE
- a CDS encoding helix-turn-helix domain-containing protein encodes the protein MRIYSASPMLRTKNQHSLRIRSELTRRGWTMADVARRVGCHRSLVTRTVSGETYSPRVVRLLAKIIGVPKKELFPGQVPPRST